The genome window CCAAATTCTAAGCCGTAGAGGAGAAAGGGATTGCTAACCGTGGAGGAGTCTGGGCTAGCTAAGGGTACGGGAACACCCTCAACCAGGGTTGTCGGATAGGTTCGGCTACTCTGAGACGGGGTAACGTTGAACCCCCAGAGTTGAAATGCCCGCGCCGCATAGTCTACATAACCGAGGCGGGTTTCGGGAGTAACATGGGTTCGCAGTCGTCCATTGTTATCCTGTGTCACCCTGGCACTATAGAGAATCCCATCCCGGATAACTTGAGAATAAGACCAATCCAACACCAGATGATCCACAACATCAGTGTATTCTGGATGACAAGTTTTCAACGTGTACAACGCCGCCAATAGTCGTCCCAAATCCAACGCCGACCAACCCGTCCCCTCAGCCGTAGGATTGGTGCTACCCTTGACACTGGGGTTCCCGCCGTAATCGATGGGGTGTAAGGATTGGGTATCATAGCCTCGATGGGGTAATTGTCCGGCAAATAGGGGCAACTGCTGCAACGCGGCTAACAGATGACGAGTGCGATCGCTAAATTCTTCCGGTGAGATAATATCTAGAGTACGGGCAGCATGGAGGGCGGCTAGATAATCCCCTAATCCCCATAGCGTAGCCCCATTGAGATCCGCGCGATCGTTCACTAAGCCTGTATTCTGTTGATAGGTTGCCTGGAAATACTGCCACGCCTTCTCCCCGTAACGCCGTTGGGTATCGGTTAAGGGTATTGCCAGAGGGGGACAAGTTGAAGACTGGGGTTTTCCGACTGGAGGGAGGGGTTGAATCGCTACCGCAGGCGGGGTGGAGGTGGAATGAGTTCTAGGGGAAACAACGGCTTCCTTTCCCGGTTGTCCGGTGGAAACACTGACGCCATTGCTGCCAATTAAGGGTTGATTGCCTCTGGCTTTATAGTAGAGAATCTCTAAAATTAAGCCATTGGTATTCCCGGTTAAGGCGGTATTCGGTGCTTGAGTTTCCTCATACAATCCCGCATAAAACCCGCCACCATCGGGACTGCGTAAGTCTTTCACCGCCTCAAACAGCGTTTTGGCGTAATCATTATCGGGATAGAGATAGTGCCAACCGAAGGCGGCTTTAGTGCTGATGCTGCGTAACGCTGAGTGAGACTCGTTGCGATCGGTAATTGTTGCCCAGGGAACGCCATTAGCGTAAACGGTATTGTAGAGAAAATAGGGCGCTTGATCAATATTATCCTCTGTCACCGCCGTGAGTTGTCCAGTTTGTTCATAGCGACGTTTCTGAACCTCTAAAACCCTAGCCGCATAATCCGCAATATCTCCCTGGAAGCCAAATTCAATCCCATCTAAAATATAGGACTCACTCACTACATAGTTATTGGCATTGGTGGTTTGGTAATCGCGGGTATCCACAGGAATTTGCACCCCATTAATCTCCACCAACTTAAACGGTTCAAAGGAGACCGCTTTCGCCGCATTAAAGCCCCAAAGTTCGTAGCCTCTCGCCGCATATTCTTCATAACCCAGACGCCCTTCTTGCACCAATAGAGTTTGATTATCCGGTAAAACCGTAGCGCCATAGAGGTGTCCATCGTTAAGCGATCGCTCAATATCCCACGTCTGAAGAATTTTAGACAACCAATCTTCATACTGGGGATGACAAGTCCGAATTACATCAAATGCGGCTAATACGCGACCAATATCCAACGCCGACCACCCAATTCCTCGTTCGATGGGAGTATTGGCATAATCAACAAGTTGTCCAGTTTCGGTATTATACACTTTGTTGGGTAGGCTATCTTCAAATAACCTCAACATTTCCAAACCCGTTAAAAACTGATTCAGGCGATAGTCGAACTCTCCCTGGTCAATTAAATTTAACCAGCGGGCTGAATTCAGTGCCATTAAATAATTTCCCATATCCCAGAGTGTACCGGAGGGATAATCATTGCTGGAGTTGGTGAATCCTGTTTCCGGCTGATAGTTATTGAGAAAATACTGCCAAGCTGTCTGGGCATAAATTTGTTCCTCTGCTGTTAGCGGGGCAGTAATTTCCGCACAGGTAGCAGGTGCGGAGGTTTGCATTTGAGCGAATGCTGTTTGGGGAAACTGAATCAATAGTGAAGGAGAGATTGCTGCGATGAGGAATAAAGCAATTAGTTGTAAGGCGGTTTGGCGAGAAGGTTTTGGCAGCATAAGAATAAATGTTTACGCTAGAACAAGTAACATCATTCGTCATTTGTTAGGGAACAGGGAACAGTAAGAGTTTGAGGCTTGTTTACAAAACTGAGTACGGTGCTGTTTTCTTTTATCCGACTACTTAACTCTATTAATAGTTTGAATCGTCACCTTATCGGTAAAACCCGCCCCTACAAACCTATTCCTTCACCCCTGCCCACTCGATGAGTGGTTCGCCAACTTTTTTGTAGAGAAACAGTTCCAGAATCACACCATTATTATTCGCCGTCAGGGATTTATTCGGTTCATCTAACGACTCATAAAACCCGTTGTACCATCCCTTATCCGCTTTGAGATTATCTTGGACAAACTCAAATAACTTCTTGGTGTAATCCGTATTATAAAGAACGTGCCAACCCAGCGCCGCTTTCGTACTGATAAAGCGCAAATCATCATAATTTTCGCGAGTATCAGTAATCGTTGCCCAGGCTTCCCCATTGGCAAACAAAGTGCCGTAGACAAAATAAGGCGGACGATCCAAATTATCTTCAGTTACCGCCGTTAATTGATTCGTGGCATTGTACCGGGATTCTTGTGCCGCTAAAAGTCGATCCGCATAAGCTTTCGGCAGCGCTTTAAACCCGGTTTCAATTCCATCTAAAATATAGGGTTCGCTGAGGACATAGTTATTCGCTTCCGAGGTTTCATAATCTCGCTTGTCATAAGGAACCCCTTGACCATAAAGATCGACAAACGCCACATTTTCGGCAAAATCCAACGCCTTCTGAACATTCAAATCCCACAACTTCAAACCATAAGCCGCATAATTTTCATAGCCCAATCGCCCTTCCTGATTATATTGCTCTTTGCCATTAACAACGCTAGTGCCATACATCTGATTATTGTTCGTCAACCGCTCAACCTGCCAATGATCCCAAACCGCTTCCGTTTCTGATTTAAACTCTGGATATTTCGCGCCGACAATCTTTAGCCATAACGCCAATCGTCCCAAATCAATGGCTGACCAACCGATTTCCTCTTTCTTGTCCAGTTGACCATAATCAACAGGCATTAATGTTTCAGAATTATAGACTTTATTCGGCAATTCATCGTTATAAAGTGGCATCGTTGCCAGTGTTTTCAACAGGCGACTCATCTTAGTCTTAAATTCAGACTCTGGGATAATCTCCAGTTCTTTAGCACTGACTAATGCCGCAATTGCCGCCCCTTGATCCCACATCGTTACTGAGGCAAATCCATCAGCAGAATTCACCAATCCGGTTTGATCATTCCAGTTCTGTTCAAAATACTTCCAGGCTTGTTCAGCCATTGCCATTTCCGCTGGGCTTAATATACCTGCACCAGGGGGAATCACTGAACGTTCTGCCGCTTTGAGTTCGGCAGATGTGACAGGAGTACCGGGCAATTTTACCGATTCAGCATCAAGTTTCGCCAATTTAGGGTTTTCCTGGGACTTAGGCGTAACGACTTGAGAAACCGAGGCTTCTGGCGATGACATAGACGAGATATTCGGCTGATTTGACAGGCTTTCCAAACTCGCGATCGCGGCGATGGCTGTGGCAATTCCTCCAGCACAAACCAAAAGAGATAATTTTCTTGGCGGTGGCTCAAAATTAATACTCATAATGCTCCTCAAACTATTACAAATTACCAATTAAAAATGACCTAAAAAGAAATCCGCACCTGTCCGCTAAAGGCATCATTGTTATAGTCACTATCCCCCGTCGCTCGATTCTGGACATTGGTATAGCGATAACCAAAATCTGCCTCTACATTGGGCGAAATCTTAGCTGTACAACGGGCTTCATACCCATTAGCATTGTCAAATTCTCCATCTAATCGCTGGCGTCCTAATGTTGCCGCTAACCGACAACTCAGAAACTCAAAGATATCCCCTTCCCAACCAATCTCGGCATTGTAAACTAAGAAATCCGGCGGTGAAAAATAGCCATTTTGTGTCTCTAGATCCTCTTGATAACTCCAGGTAAACAGATTAGCCGCCAGATAAAACTGACCCATTTTCTGCTCTAGCCGACTAAAGGATTGCCACTCTTGATTCCCATCGTTATAAAGCCCCACTCTCAGAAAGGTAAAGAAGCTCGTATCTGGGGCAATCTGCCAGTATAGATTGGGACCAAATCGCCAAGCCGTGATTTGATTATCTAGCGTTTCAGCATTAAACTTATAGGGCGCTTGTTCGACGATAAAGGCGGGAAAAATTCCCGATTCTAACTCTCCTGTCGGACTCACCTTAGCCGCAATAGGCGCTTCCACCCTAGCGCTCAAATTCAGCGCCGTTGGCAAACGGTCAAACCAATCAACCCCTCCAGCAACCTCCACTGTGACTTGATCAATTTTCCCCTCCCAACCGACTTGAATGGGGATATTGGTTACGGAATCAACATCAGGATGCTCGAAGGAATTCAAGCCTGTTTTAAATCGGACGATATTCCCATTCCGTAAACGAAATTGAGCGGTTTCTTCAACAAAGAGATTCCGTTGATCAAAGTTATCATGGTCATAGCGAAAATCAGTCGTTAAACCTTCTAAAACAATCCACTCAGTAGAAGACGAAGCTGAACTGGGTTGGGATGGCAACTCTGGAGATTCCGGCGGTAATCGTAACCCCGGATTGAAGTTTTCTGGTGCAGCTATCAACAGAGGGGATTGATCGGATGGATAGTGCAGTTCAGTCGAGGAAACTTCAGTCAAACAACTATCTGTCTGAGTGGGTATTTCTGGGGATGACGCTAAAGCAAAATTCAACGTTACCTCTGGCGGAGACGGGTAGGGTATTGGTTCTAAAGATGGGGAAATAGCCGACTTATAAATTGGCGGACTATCGTGAGTCCGATGTAACGACAGGTTCTCTTTTATTCCAGACTTAGGAGTAACCGATTTCTCAGCTAGCGTCTTATCCAATTCAACCAAATTATCCGAAAATGGCATAGAATCTACCTGATTAAAAGCAGCTTGACTGATTGCCTGTAACCTACCAACACTCAATATCCAGAACCCGACAGTCCCGATAAAAATCCTTCGGTAATGCCAGCGCATTTTACTTACATTTCGCAGGAATAGCAAAAACTCTAAACCATAATTGAAACCGTTTACGCTCATGACTAACTCCTGAACGATAAACATCTTAGTCAGTCATGGCGGTCATTTACATCCGGGAAAACTATGAATGTTTGATGAAGGGAAGGCAATCTAATCCGTAAATTTACTGAGTGACATAGAAGAAAACAGTTCTAATTGTCTTCCCAAGTTCCCAGGCACACGACGTTTACCCTGAAGGGTGTCGTGTTTTCTCCTTACTAATTCTGATAACGGGTATACTGCTGAGTATATTCCTCAAAACTATTGCGTGTAAGTATTCCACCGGACATGATATGAACCTGTTCTTGTTGGGTTTCGTTCCTCAACCCAACCTACAAAGGTGACTGATGACGAATGACGATCCATAACACATTTTTTTGATTTTGTCAATACAGGAATTCTAGGATAAAGTTTTGGTGACTTCCAAGAAATACCGTAATTCTTCGCTGGTGTCTGGGGTAGTGTCAAGTCCACAATTAACGGAATGACACTGACGTACAGTGGGAAGCCACTGGCACATCAGCATTACTGATAATTAAGCTGATTAATATTTAAACCGATCGCATGAGTCACTCAATTCACTCAAATTCTGCCTTGATTCTTATTGTTGATGATGACCGATTTACGCGGCTCATGCTGCGTCACATCATCGAAAAAGAGGGTAACAGAGTCGAAGAAGTAGAGAATGGAGAACAATGCCTTGCGACTTACGCCCAGCTACAACCGGATATGGTACTGCTTGATGCCATGATGCCAGAGATGGATGGTTTTACCTGTTGCCGCAAACTGCAAGCCTTGATGGGTAGCGATCGCACTCCTATTTTAATGATTACGGGATTGGATGACCAAACCTCGGTGGATCGGGCGTTTGAAGCGGGTGCGGTGGATTATGTGACTAAACCGATTCACGCCCCCGTGTTGCGGCGACGAGTGCGTCGTTTGCTGGAAGCGAGTTGGGCGGAGAAGGCGTTACGCAAAAGCGAGAAGCAATATCGTTCCGTGGTGGAAAATCTCAAAGAAGTGATTTTCCAAATGAATGCTGAACGACAATTAACCTTTCTTAATCCTGCTTGGACAGAGATTACAGGATTTTCTGTACCCGAAAGTATTGGTAAGCGCTTTGTAGACTTTATTCACCCTGATGATCGTCACAATCATGATGCACATTTCCACTATCTACTCCAATCCTATTCAGTTAACGCCTTACAGGTTAATGAAGCTAAATTAGCCGGAGAGGAACTCACCCCTCAAACGCCAGATTGCTGTTACCAAGTTCGCTATTTATCAAAAAATGGGACCGTAGCCTATATTGAAGTATATGCCCGCCTACTCTTAAATGAAAATGGGACTCTCAGAGGAATTTCCGGCACACTCAATGATATCACTGAACGCAAGCAAGCAGAGGAAGAATTACAGCGTCAAAATCAGATATTGCAACAGGAATTAAATCAAGCCGCCGACTACGTGCGATCGCTCTTACCGCGTCCCCTAACTGAATCGGTTGTCACCATTGAACAGCAGTTTGTTCCCTCGTTGCAGTTAGGGGGTGATGCCTTTGATTATTATTGGCTGGATTCGGAACATTTAGTCATGTATCTGTTAGATGTCGCCGGACATGGGGTGAAGTCCGCCCTGTTATCGGTATCAGTGTTGAATATTCTGCGATCGCAGTCTCTAACCAACACCAATTTTTACCAACCCAGCGCGGTTCTCACAGCACTCAATACCATCTTTCAAATGGGTGACACTGGCGATGACTATTTCACCATTTGGTATGGCGTCTACAACCGGACTAATCGCACCTTAGTTTATGCTTGTGCTGGACATCCACCCGCTCTTTTGCTGGCTGATGCTTCAACTCCCATACAACGGTTGGAAGCAAAGAGTATTCCCATTGGTATGCTTCCAGAAGCCGATTTTGATGAAGATTTATGCGAAATTAAACCCGACAGCACACTCTATTTATTTAGTGACGGAGTTTATGAAATTCATCAAGCCAATGGCGAAATTTGGGGGCTTAATGCATTCTCTGAAGTTCTAGAAATTGCCAGTTCATCCGCTAATAACACTCTAACACAAGTTTTTAACCATATCCAATCCCTTGGCTATAAGGGTATCCTTTCTGATGACTTTTCCTTGTTGAAAATTAGATTGTCTTAATTTTTTAGGGGGCTAGAAGTACCTGGATATAAATCCTGAGCGTTTGAAAACAAACACCAAGCAGACACCCTAAATCGTAGCGCATTCCATCCTCAGCCCTCCGTCTTCTGTTTGCTCATCCTGAGTCTGCTCCTGCCTTTAATAAGCTGTGCCAGAACGGAAATGGAGGGACAAGGTGATCAATTAACCACCGCGTCTGAGATTATGTCCCCGCTTAAGTGTGAGTATGAACGGGTCAAAGTGGAATTGATGGATATCAAGTCCAGTTGAAGGCAGGGTAAGTGGGTGGACATAATTAAAGTTAACAGTTGAGATTAGGAAACAGGAAACAGCCAGGGGGTGCAGGCTGTGGCTTGGATTCTAACCCTCAAGCTATAGCCAAAGATGGTACCAAAAAGAAGACAGGCAATAAAGCAAAAGGAGATAATGATTGGATAGGTGGACATGATACAACTCTCAACCCGATACAGATGCCTCCCTTACCTAGCAATGAAGCCGATAGACTCAAAGCACTTGAGCGATATCATATTCTCGATACGTTGCCAGAAAAGGCATTTGATGATTTAACCAAGATGGCGGCGTACATCTGTGACGCTCCCATTGCCTTAATTAGCCTTCTCGATGCCACTCGGCAGTGGTTTAAGTCAAAGGTGGGTATAGATGCTACCCAAACCCCCAAAGAACAGGCGTTCTGCGCTCATGCGATTCTGAACCCGGATCAGGTGTTAATGGTTCCGAATGCCCTAGACGATGAGCGGTTTGCCCAGAACCCTTTAGTTACATCTGAACCCAACATCCGTTTTTATGCCGGGACTCCTCTTGTCACTCCCGATGGTTTTGCGTTGGGTACCCTTTGCGTGATTGACCAAGTGCCGCGCCAGTTGACTCCAGAACAGATAGAAGCGCTAGAAGCCTTGGGGCGTCAAGTGATCGCTCAAATTGAGTTACGGCTGAATGTTGATAAATTAGAACGCCAGATGCAAGCCTTACAGAAGGCTGAAAACAATTACCGCAGTATTTTTGAGAATGCGGTTGAGGGAATCTATCAAACCACACCCGATGGGCATTATATTAGCGCTAATCCTGCCCTCGCCCGGATATATGGCTATAACTCACCCGCCGAGTTAATCGCCTCGGTTACCGATATTGGACAACAGCTTTACGTTGACCCCTCAAAACGGGCTGAGTTTATCAACCGGATGCAGCAACAGGGAGCAGTATCTCACTTTGAAGT of Coleofasciculus chthonoplastes PCC 7420 contains these proteins:
- a CDS encoding DUF3131 domain-containing protein, whose product is MLPKPSRQTALQLIALFLIAAISPSLLIQFPQTAFAQMQTSAPATCAEITAPLTAEEQIYAQTAWQYFLNNYQPETGFTNSSNDYPSGTLWDMGNYLMALNSARWLNLIDQGEFDYRLNQFLTGLEMLRLFEDSLPNKVYNTETGQLVDYANTPIERGIGWSALDIGRVLAAFDVIRTCHPQYEDWLSKILQTWDIERSLNDGHLYGATVLPDNQTLLVQEGRLGYEEYAARGYELWGFNAAKAVSFEPFKLVEINGVQIPVDTRDYQTTNANNYVVSESYILDGIEFGFQGDIADYAARVLEVQKRRYEQTGQLTAVTEDNIDQAPYFLYNTVYANGVPWATITDRNESHSALRSISTKAAFGWHYLYPDNDYAKTLFEAVKDLRSPDGGGFYAGLYEETQAPNTALTGNTNGLILEILYYKARGNQPLIGSNGVSVSTGQPGKEAVVSPRTHSTSTPPAVAIQPLPPVGKPQSSTCPPLAIPLTDTQRRYGEKAWQYFQATYQQNTGLVNDRADLNGATLWGLGDYLAALHAARTLDIISPEEFSDRTRHLLAALQQLPLFAGQLPHRGYDTQSLHPIDYGGNPSVKGSTNPTAEGTGWSALDLGRLLAALYTLKTCHPEYTDVVDHLVLDWSYSQVIRDGILYSARVTQDNNGRLRTHVTPETRLGYVDYAARAFQLWGFNVTPSQSSRTYPTTLVEGVPVPLASPDSSTVSNPFLLYGLEFGFDPSMMALVQPLLQAQAQRYHRTGTVTGAATTLLDQPPYIVNSTIIGKGKPWATLDDQGNSVPDNRTVSTAVGFGFHALFPNHDYTQPLWEAIRDRYNSQSGYYEGFYEKTGKTAKGLSGSTNSLILQSLLYTATDQQPLIRPQTALNSPWWQTIEAGDSGQGLPTTVQQTAQLITGTAGTYWRSTLGF
- a CDS encoding DUF3131 domain-containing protein, whose translation is MSINFEPPPRKLSLLVCAGGIATAIAAIASLESLSNQPNISSMSSPEASVSQVVTPKSQENPKLAKLDAESVKLPGTPVTSAELKAAERSVIPPGAGILSPAEMAMAEQAWKYFEQNWNDQTGLVNSADGFASVTMWDQGAAIAALVSAKELEIIPESEFKTKMSRLLKTLATMPLYNDELPNKVYNSETLMPVDYGQLDKKEEIGWSAIDLGRLALWLKIVGAKYPEFKSETEAVWDHWQVERLTNNNQMYGTSVVNGKEQYNQEGRLGYENYAAYGLKLWDLNVQKALDFAENVAFVDLYGQGVPYDKRDYETSEANNYVLSEPYILDGIETGFKALPKAYADRLLAAQESRYNATNQLTAVTEDNLDRPPYFVYGTLFANGEAWATITDTRENYDDLRFISTKAALGWHVLYNTDYTKKLFEFVQDNLKADKGWYNGFYESLDEPNKSLTANNNGVILELFLYKKVGEPLIEWAGVKE
- a CDS encoding SpoIIE family protein phosphatase encodes the protein MILIVDDDRFTRLMLRHIIEKEGNRVEEVENGEQCLATYAQLQPDMVLLDAMMPEMDGFTCCRKLQALMGSDRTPILMITGLDDQTSVDRAFEAGAVDYVTKPIHAPVLRRRVRRLLEASWAEKALRKSEKQYRSVVENLKEVIFQMNAERQLTFLNPAWTEITGFSVPESIGKRFVDFIHPDDRHNHDAHFHYLLQSYSVNALQVNEAKLAGEELTPQTPDCCYQVRYLSKNGTVAYIEVYARLLLNENGTLRGISGTLNDITERKQAEEELQRQNQILQQELNQAADYVRSLLPRPLTESVVTIEQQFVPSLQLGGDAFDYYWLDSEHLVMYLLDVAGHGVKSALLSVSVLNILRSQSLTNTNFYQPSAVLTALNTIFQMGDTGDDYFTIWYGVYNRTNRTLVYACAGHPPALLLADASTPIQRLEAKSIPIGMLPEADFDEDLCEIKPDSTLYLFSDGVYEIHQANGEIWGLNAFSEVLEIASSSANNTLTQVFNHIQSLGYKGILSDDFSLLKIRLS